A part of Planococcus sp. MB-3u-03 genomic DNA contains:
- the cyoE gene encoding heme o synthase produces MSNGRSLSAEPTDAVESSTFTKDFLALIKIGIVNSNLITVFTGLWLAFQFSDKNFLDHMDILVYTIVGSALIIAGSAAMNNYIDTDIDPLMASKRARPTVTGRFKPSAVLALAISFIVIGELFLFSASVSAGLFGIAGILAYVVLYSMWSKRRHVGNTIVGSISGAIPPLIGWAAVEPALGTGAWALFLIMFIWQPPHFYALAMKRTEEYRAANIPMLPVVKGFHRTKKSMLAWILLLFPLPFLLMELGIGFIILATALNIGWLVLAIRGFKAADDLKWAKKMFIYSLNYMTILFVSMIIFAVFV; encoded by the coding sequence AGATTGGGATTGTCAATTCCAATTTAATTACCGTCTTTACGGGGCTGTGGCTCGCTTTCCAGTTTTCGGATAAGAATTTCCTTGATCACATGGATATTCTCGTCTACACGATCGTCGGTTCGGCATTGATCATTGCGGGGTCTGCGGCGATGAATAATTATATCGACACAGATATTGACCCATTGATGGCCAGCAAGAGAGCCCGTCCGACAGTTACGGGCAGGTTCAAGCCATCCGCTGTCTTGGCACTCGCCATTTCTTTCATCGTTATAGGCGAACTCTTTTTGTTTTCCGCTTCTGTTTCAGCAGGTCTGTTTGGAATCGCCGGCATCTTGGCTTATGTTGTTCTCTATTCGATGTGGTCGAAGAGACGGCATGTCGGCAACACGATCGTCGGCAGCATTTCCGGCGCAATCCCGCCGCTAATCGGCTGGGCTGCGGTGGAGCCGGCGCTCGGTACGGGCGCATGGGCGCTGTTTCTGATTATGTTCATCTGGCAGCCGCCGCATTTTTATGCGCTTGCCATGAAACGGACGGAAGAGTATCGGGCTGCAAATATTCCGATGCTACCGGTGGTCAAAGGATTCCACCGGACAAAAAAATCGATGCTTGCATGGATTTTACTGCTTTTCCCATTGCCGTTCCTGCTTATGGAACTTGGGATAGGCTTCATCATCTTAGCAACAGCGTTGAATATCGGATGGCTTGTTCTTGCGATCCGGGGCTTCAAAGCAGCTGATGATTTGAAATGGGCGAAGAAAATGTTCATCTATTCGTTGAACTATATGACGATTCTATTTGTCTCGATGATCATTTTTGCAGTATTCGTCTAA